Proteins encoded by one window of Gemmatimonas aurantiaca:
- a CDS encoding Eco29kI family restriction endonuclease has translation MSNEMPLRPAPFNPLDKKNLGTSVAEALLAQPIGPLPPTSAFIGAGVYALYYTGEFPHYEAISALNKRKPSSWPIYVGKAVPAGARKGGYGLGDDAGPVTFRRLVEHATSIQSTKNLSVSDFQCRFLVVDDIWIPLAESLLIEMFSPLWNKKIDGFGNHDPGRGRHGQKRSPWDELHPGRPWAEMLQPAHVQKVKETTQEYLARIRSVLFPDLPPDMGNHS, from the coding sequence ATGAGCAACGAGATGCCACTGCGGCCCGCACCATTCAATCCGCTCGACAAGAAGAATCTCGGCACGAGCGTCGCGGAAGCGCTGCTGGCTCAGCCAATAGGTCCGTTGCCACCCACATCGGCATTCATTGGAGCCGGCGTATACGCGCTCTACTATACCGGTGAATTTCCGCACTATGAAGCGATTTCGGCTCTCAACAAGAGGAAGCCCAGCAGTTGGCCCATCTATGTCGGAAAAGCCGTACCTGCTGGGGCCCGAAAAGGAGGATATGGTCTTGGAGATGACGCAGGTCCGGTCACGTTTCGTCGACTCGTTGAGCATGCAACGTCAATCCAAAGTACAAAAAATCTGTCAGTGAGCGACTTCCAATGCCGTTTCCTGGTTGTCGATGATATCTGGATTCCTCTCGCCGAGTCGTTGCTCATCGAGATGTTCTCACCATTGTGGAACAAGAAGATCGACGGGTTTGGCAACCATGATCCCGGGAGAGGCCGACATGGACAGAAACGGTCTCCTTGGGACGAACTTCATCCCGGAAGACCATGGGCGGAGATGTTGCAACCAGCCCATGTCCAGAAGGTCAAGGAAACGACGCAGGAGTATCTGGCTCGTATCAGGTCCGTTCTGTTCCCGGACCTCCCACCAGACATGGGGAATCATTCGTAG
- a CDS encoding tetratricopeptide repeat protein, with the protein MNAPMNTQVSSHTDTGRLGERLHALQALLEEARATAGGVARPAQEQLKADIIALFRDADVALKEAQALKDAVKGLAEQWKQLDGGRSPSSASASASPSSAGPTRARAASARVDHLGASTFIEKGWSRLSLGDLDGAEAALFRALELAPGSNEAETLLGWTQMLQGELDTALATLQRVLARDPQHALARTNVGYVCLRQGQFEAAIEHLAAVVRQDTDRKATLYALLYLGMVHREQARYEDAERHFRSALERGPNLLQAWYELGRTYWFGGRQAEAMAAWKSGAAANKFSPWGKRCANMLVIIEGGGAPPRED; encoded by the coding sequence ATGAACGCCCCCATGAACACACAGGTGTCTTCACACACGGACACGGGCCGCCTCGGCGAGCGTCTGCACGCGTTGCAGGCATTGCTCGAAGAGGCCCGTGCCACCGCCGGCGGCGTCGCCCGTCCGGCGCAGGAGCAGCTCAAGGCGGATATCATCGCGCTCTTTCGCGATGCGGATGTCGCGCTGAAGGAAGCGCAGGCGCTCAAGGACGCGGTGAAGGGCCTCGCCGAGCAGTGGAAACAGCTCGATGGCGGGCGGTCGCCTTCGTCGGCCTCGGCGTCAGCCTCTCCGTCGTCTGCCGGACCGACGCGTGCCCGTGCGGCGAGTGCACGCGTGGATCACCTCGGCGCGTCGACGTTCATCGAGAAGGGATGGTCGCGGTTGTCACTGGGCGATCTCGATGGGGCGGAGGCCGCCTTGTTTCGTGCGCTGGAACTCGCGCCCGGCAGCAACGAGGCGGAGACCCTGCTGGGATGGACGCAGATGCTGCAGGGAGAGCTCGACACGGCGCTGGCCACGCTGCAGCGGGTGCTCGCGCGGGATCCGCAGCACGCGCTGGCCCGCACGAATGTCGGCTATGTGTGCCTGCGACAGGGGCAGTTCGAGGCGGCGATCGAACATCTCGCCGCCGTGGTTCGCCAGGATACCGACCGCAAAGCCACGTTGTATGCGTTGCTCTATCTCGGGATGGTGCATCGTGAGCAGGCCCGGTACGAGGACGCCGAACGCCATTTCCGGAGCGCGTTGGAGCGCGGACCCAATCTGCTGCAGGCCTGGTATGAGCTGGGACGGACGTACTGGTTCGGCGGACGCCAGGCTGAGGCCATGGCGGCGTGGAAAAGTGGCGCCGCGGCCAACAAGTTCAGCCCATGGGGGAAGCGCTGCGCGAACATGCTGGTGATCATCGAGGGAGGAGGCGCACCACCGCGCGAGGACTGA
- a CDS encoding chemotaxis protein CheW, with product MNTSRFRSVREIAGDARTRRGGRRARPLVERSTFVIVSLGGDRMALPVEGVERVVRPFSSLPVILYEGRQLPFADLARPLGRTLRLGEGDQRRVLVLTDGERRWAAPVDAVNEVVTVETALVLPVPVEHPDAHVAGVPGCFARQEHTIPVIDALGILSRTAAARART from the coding sequence ATGAACACATCACGCTTTCGTTCGGTTCGTGAGATCGCGGGTGATGCCCGGACCCGTCGTGGGGGACGGCGCGCGCGTCCGCTCGTCGAACGCAGCACGTTCGTCATCGTGTCACTGGGCGGCGATCGCATGGCCCTGCCCGTTGAGGGCGTCGAACGCGTGGTCCGTCCATTCAGCAGTCTGCCGGTGATCCTCTACGAAGGGCGGCAGTTGCCCTTTGCCGATCTCGCCCGCCCTCTGGGACGCACGCTGCGCCTGGGAGAGGGAGATCAGCGTCGGGTGCTCGTGCTGACCGATGGGGAACGACGCTGGGCCGCCCCGGTGGATGCGGTGAACGAAGTCGTGACGGTGGAAACGGCTCTCGTGTTGCCCGTTCCCGTCGAACATCCCGATGCGCATGTTGCAGGGGTTCCTGGCTGTTTCGCACGACAGGAGCACACCATCCCGGTGATCGACGCGCTGGGCATCCTGTCGCGCACGGCGGCCGCCCGTGCCCGCACGTGA
- the cheB gene encoding chemotaxis-specific protein-glutamate methyltransferase CheB: MSSSEREFGRRPVASGGPRRRVLVVDDSAFMRRLVSDIVASSGEFEVVGTARDGHDALRQLTLLDPELITLDVDMPGLDGLAALEAIMRDAPRPVVMLSAGGSDGGVDATLRALERGAVDFVRKPSGAISLDLDLVRDQLLDALRAAAVVAPAQLLAQSRALRSAPRQLPSSAHSPSAHSHATYPPAMHHEATDVFPQPLSTLGRRASGARATQPPQIVVVMAASTGGPAALAEVIPRLPAWRDVAVLIVQHMPAGFTASFARRLDARAALTVHEAVDGEPLRAGQVYVAPGGLHLRIAGTPEAPGIVLDAAAPLWGVRPAADHLFTSAARCFGAATIGVVMTGMGRDGAEGLRELRAAGGVGIVQEASSCVVSGMPDAASRMAGADATATLKDLAGVIAAHVPTRRVRSTRVPHV, encoded by the coding sequence ATGTCGTCCTCTGAGCGGGAATTCGGCAGGCGGCCGGTGGCATCGGGTGGACCGCGCCGGCGTGTGCTCGTCGTGGACGACAGCGCCTTCATGCGTCGTCTCGTCTCCGACATCGTGGCCTCGAGCGGTGAGTTCGAGGTGGTGGGCACCGCACGCGATGGACATGATGCCCTGCGACAGTTGACGCTGCTCGATCCCGAACTGATCACACTCGATGTCGACATGCCGGGCCTCGATGGTCTGGCGGCTCTCGAAGCCATCATGCGGGACGCGCCGCGGCCCGTCGTCATGCTCAGCGCCGGCGGCAGCGATGGTGGTGTGGACGCCACGCTGCGGGCCCTGGAGCGCGGGGCCGTGGACTTCGTGCGGAAACCGTCGGGAGCGATCAGCCTCGATCTCGATCTGGTGCGCGATCAGTTGCTCGACGCACTGCGTGCCGCGGCGGTGGTCGCGCCCGCCCAATTGCTCGCGCAATCGCGCGCGCTGCGGTCCGCGCCGCGTCAACTGCCATCGTCGGCACATTCGCCGTCGGCACATTCGCATGCGACATATCCGCCGGCGATGCACCACGAAGCGACCGACGTGTTTCCGCAGCCGCTTTCCACACTCGGTCGCCGGGCCAGCGGTGCGCGGGCAACGCAACCGCCGCAGATCGTGGTGGTGATGGCGGCGTCGACCGGAGGGCCCGCGGCGCTCGCCGAGGTGATCCCGCGTCTGCCCGCCTGGCGTGACGTGGCGGTGCTCATCGTGCAGCATATGCCGGCCGGATTCACGGCCAGCTTCGCACGGCGTCTCGATGCCCGCGCGGCACTGACGGTGCACGAAGCGGTCGATGGGGAACCGTTGCGCGCCGGACAGGTCTATGTGGCGCCGGGCGGATTGCATCTCCGCATCGCCGGGACCCCCGAGGCACCCGGAATCGTGCTCGACGCCGCCGCGCCGCTCTGGGGCGTGCGTCCGGCTGCGGATCATCTGTTCACGAGTGCGGCACGCTGCTTCGGTGCGGCCACGATCGGTGTGGTGATGACGGGCATGGGGCGTGATGGCGCGGAAGGCCTGCGCGAACTGCGCGCGGCGGGCGGCGTGGGCATCGTGCAGGAGGCGTCGAGTTGCGTGGTGTCGGGCATGCCCGATGCGGCCAGCCGTATGGCGGGCGCCGATGCCACTGCGACATTGAAGGACCTTGCCGGTGTGATCGCCGCCCATGTGCCGACGCGCCGCGTGCGTTCCACCCGCGTTCCACACGTATGA
- a CDS encoding chemotaxis protein CheD, with protein MSQIAVGIADFAVGAGDLTLITIGLGSCVAIALHDAECCIGGLAHILLPHPAHSAGPVPPGKVPSSAVPAMVARMRAMGSTGELRARLVGGASMFAPLLPSGAVGLGARNVQACRLACAAHEIPVTAEAVGGEVGRSVYFDVRTGRIQVRTVLSADVVL; from the coding sequence ATGAGTCAGATCGCCGTCGGCATCGCGGACTTCGCCGTGGGCGCGGGAGATCTGACGCTCATCACGATCGGCCTGGGCTCCTGCGTGGCCATCGCGCTGCACGATGCGGAGTGCTGCATCGGCGGGTTGGCGCACATTCTGCTGCCGCATCCCGCGCACAGTGCCGGCCCCGTCCCACCGGGCAAGGTGCCGTCATCGGCCGTGCCAGCCATGGTGGCGCGCATGCGGGCCATGGGATCGACCGGTGAACTGCGCGCACGTCTCGTGGGCGGCGCATCGATGTTCGCTCCGCTGCTGCCGTCGGGAGCCGTAGGATTGGGCGCGCGCAATGTGCAGGCCTGCCGGCTGGCCTGCGCCGCACACGAGATCCCGGTGACCGCGGAGGCGGTGGGGGGAGAAGTTGGACGATCCGTCTACTTCGATGTGCGCACCGGACGCATTCAGGTGCGGACCGTGCTGAGCGCCGATGTCGTCCTCTGA
- a CDS encoding DUF4388 domain-containing protein yields the protein MAIRGNLSEASLADVLQLLALGQKTGCLSIAREGSFGTIHFADGRVVHASLVNRRDRLGDRLVRLGVIAADDLTRLQAGVSSHDDRELAHALLALGTIPRDTVLAEYHQQVEEAVYHLFGWTHGTFTFEPDEDTRGESPLFSVSADSLLLEGARRVDEWALIEKKIPSLDLIFEVDGPRVAQREVPLSEVQERLLPMLDGTHDVATIVERSGLGEFDVGKALYGLLTAGYVQRVGRSAARRQAPPESQVAEHRNLGVAFYRTGMLDEAEREFRRVLELREGDGIARFHLGLVQARRGAWREATETFMRAAEAPEAPAAVFHNLAFCTARLGDLAQAAGYLAEAERRAGNSPDPRLALTAAQFALADGDVHDAEQHLSRARAQWGARQPSAAWFHMAGLCAAIGGDSARAMAILDEGLALHPHAATLHNNLAVVQERRGSYEAAARTVEHALLEDANCAHLHKNLGDYLYRAQRYDEAFDAFMRVVRLAPRHGPDVYLKLGNVHYRRGALDDARAAWEQAIALEPDNRIVLANLAALPTREVSGDGPGEVACDVLTSADERLSAVSA from the coding sequence ATGGCCATTCGTGGCAATCTCAGTGAAGCGAGCCTCGCGGATGTCCTGCAACTGCTCGCGCTCGGACAGAAGACGGGCTGCCTCAGCATCGCGCGGGAAGGCAGCTTCGGCACCATCCACTTCGCCGACGGTCGTGTCGTGCATGCGTCCCTGGTCAATCGTCGTGACCGGCTGGGCGATCGTCTCGTGCGCCTGGGGGTGATCGCGGCTGACGATCTCACGCGTCTGCAGGCCGGCGTTTCGTCGCACGACGATCGTGAACTGGCGCACGCCCTGCTCGCCCTGGGCACCATTCCGCGGGACACGGTGCTGGCCGAGTATCATCAACAGGTGGAGGAAGCCGTCTACCATCTGTTCGGATGGACGCACGGTACGTTCACGTTCGAGCCCGACGAGGACACGCGGGGCGAGTCGCCACTCTTCTCCGTCAGTGCCGATTCGCTGCTGCTTGAAGGCGCCCGCCGTGTCGATGAGTGGGCGCTGATCGAAAAGAAGATTCCGAGTCTCGACCTCATCTTCGAGGTGGATGGCCCGCGGGTGGCGCAGCGCGAGGTGCCGCTGAGCGAAGTGCAGGAGCGTCTCCTGCCCATGCTCGATGGCACACACGATGTGGCCACCATCGTCGAACGGTCGGGGCTGGGGGAGTTCGACGTGGGCAAGGCGTTGTACGGTCTGCTCACGGCCGGTTACGTCCAGCGGGTGGGACGCAGCGCCGCCCGTCGGCAGGCGCCGCCCGAGAGCCAGGTGGCGGAGCATCGAAATCTTGGCGTGGCGTTCTATCGTACGGGCATGCTCGACGAAGCCGAACGCGAGTTCCGTCGTGTACTCGAACTGCGCGAAGGCGATGGTATTGCGCGTTTCCACCTCGGCCTGGTGCAGGCCCGCCGCGGAGCGTGGCGGGAAGCCACGGAAACATTCATGCGGGCCGCCGAAGCGCCGGAAGCACCGGCCGCCGTGTTTCACAATCTGGCGTTCTGCACGGCGCGTCTGGGCGATCTGGCGCAGGCCGCCGGATATCTCGCCGAAGCCGAGCGACGCGCGGGCAACAGCCCCGATCCACGCCTCGCGCTCACGGCGGCCCAGTTCGCGCTCGCCGATGGTGATGTGCACGATGCGGAACAGCATCTCTCTCGCGCGCGCGCGCAGTGGGGCGCCCGTCAGCCGTCCGCGGCGTGGTTCCACATGGCCGGTTTGTGCGCCGCCATCGGTGGCGACAGTGCGCGGGCCATGGCAATTCTGGACGAAGGACTGGCCCTGCATCCGCATGCGGCGACACTGCACAACAATCTGGCGGTGGTACAGGAACGGCGCGGGAGCTACGAGGCTGCGGCGCGCACCGTCGAGCATGCCCTGCTCGAGGACGCCAACTGCGCCCATCTGCACAAGAACCTCGGCGACTATCTCTATCGCGCGCAGCGGTACGACGAAGCCTTCGATGCCTTCATGCGTGTGGTCAGACTCGCGCCGCGGCATGGCCCCGATGTGTATCTCAAACTCGGAAACGTGCACTACCGCCGCGGTGCGCTCGACGACGCCCGTGCCGCCTGGGAACAGGCCATCGCCCTCGAACCGGACAATCGCATCGTGCTGGCCAATCTTGCGGCCTTGCCGACGCGGGAGGTGTCGGGCGATGGGCCGGGCGAGGTCGCATGTGATGTTCTGACGTCCGCCGACGAGCGACTGAGCGCCGTGTCCGCATGA
- a CDS encoding DnaA/Hda family protein, with translation MSVAVDQALRFDTFVVGASNRLAVSAARAVAEAPGQAYNPLFVYGESGRGKTHLVAAIAHRAQEMQPATRVLFSSGEEVAEHLHRSIASGQPQQFLEYYQQAGLLILDDVQFLTGQRETQSELLRLLNALMRGGQQLVFTSDRQPADIPDVDQRLLSRLSGGLVVDVGAPDFEMRLAILRNVAAGRQIEFAPGVLDEVARLAFANVRELKGALNKLSAYQQLEGQPVEAADVRAVLGERAGAAGTPGGSLAVERRPSPLRGRIEAIIPAGTDYDGFLADVLQEVESRVEPWRVKLGEAIAQWRPQGYVVSVLERAMALPTAPDVDGLLRAYAVAVERLRQLEMQAVAVDAALRGHAAFRDPEAIPAAQTLVQDTLAAAIPLPAPSPAFTREGLEISAGNQLALRAVDAVLEEPGRRYNPLLLHGPAGSGKSHTAHAIGNAMKQDTTARRVVACLSAKVFVEELVAAMQEGGMERWRNRYRSADVFILDDIQHLVGKERTQDELFHLFNHLVSRGSQVVLTSDRAPRDLAGLADRLRSRFEGGLVVALPARERMRVEQLVTRAPGELDRFYEDREKTMWDWPELGGRLIEEYR, from the coding sequence ATGAGCGTTGCGGTGGACCAGGCGCTGCGCTTCGACACGTTCGTGGTGGGGGCATCCAATCGATTGGCGGTGTCGGCGGCGCGGGCTGTGGCCGAGGCGCCCGGGCAGGCGTACAACCCGCTCTTCGTCTACGGCGAATCGGGTCGCGGCAAGACGCATCTCGTGGCGGCCATCGCACATCGCGCGCAGGAGATGCAGCCGGCCACGCGGGTGCTGTTCTCCTCGGGAGAGGAGGTCGCCGAACATCTGCATCGCTCCATCGCGTCGGGGCAGCCGCAGCAGTTTCTCGAGTACTATCAGCAGGCCGGTCTGCTCATCCTCGACGATGTGCAATTCCTGACCGGGCAACGCGAGACGCAGAGTGAACTGCTGCGATTGCTCAATGCGCTCATGCGCGGCGGTCAGCAACTGGTGTTCACCAGTGACCGGCAGCCCGCCGACATCCCCGACGTCGACCAGCGTCTGCTCTCGCGGTTGTCGGGTGGCCTGGTGGTGGACGTCGGCGCGCCGGATTTCGAGATGCGCCTCGCCATTCTGCGCAATGTGGCGGCCGGGCGGCAGATCGAGTTCGCACCGGGGGTGCTAGACGAAGTCGCGCGTCTGGCGTTTGCGAATGTGCGGGAACTGAAAGGCGCGCTGAACAAACTGTCGGCCTATCAGCAACTCGAAGGGCAGCCGGTGGAAGCCGCCGATGTGCGCGCCGTGCTCGGCGAACGGGCCGGTGCTGCCGGTACGCCCGGTGGATCGCTGGCCGTCGAGCGTCGTCCGTCTCCCCTGCGGGGGCGCATCGAAGCCATCATTCCCGCCGGCACCGACTACGATGGTTTCCTCGCCGATGTGTTGCAGGAAGTCGAATCGCGCGTGGAGCCGTGGCGGGTGAAGCTCGGCGAAGCCATCGCCCAGTGGCGGCCGCAGGGGTATGTGGTGAGTGTGCTGGAACGGGCCATGGCATTGCCCACCGCGCCCGATGTGGACGGTCTGCTGCGCGCCTACGCGGTGGCGGTGGAACGTCTGCGTCAGCTCGAGATGCAGGCGGTGGCCGTCGATGCCGCACTGCGTGGACACGCCGCTTTCCGCGATCCCGAGGCCATTCCGGCCGCGCAGACACTGGTGCAGGACACGCTGGCGGCGGCCATTCCGCTGCCGGCGCCGTCGCCTGCATTCACCCGCGAGGGACTCGAGATCAGCGCCGGCAATCAACTGGCGCTGCGGGCCGTCGATGCCGTGCTCGAGGAACCCGGTCGACGGTACAACCCCCTGTTGCTGCATGGTCCCGCAGGCAGCGGCAAATCGCATACGGCCCATGCCATCGGCAACGCCATGAAGCAGGACACGACGGCGCGGCGTGTCGTGGCCTGCCTGTCGGCCAAGGTATTCGTCGAGGAACTCGTGGCCGCCATGCAGGAGGGCGGCATGGAGCGTTGGAGGAACCGGTATCGCTCGGCCGACGTGTTCATTCTCGACGACATTCAGCATCTCGTCGGGAAGGAACGCACCCAGGACGAGCTGTTCCATCTCTTCAATCATCTCGTGAGCCGCGGCAGCCAGGTGGTGCTCACCAGCGACCGGGCGCCCCGCGATCTTGCCGGACTCGCCGATCGGCTGCGTTCCCGCTTCGAAGGTGGGCTGGTCGTGGCGTTGCCGGCGCGTGAACGCATGCGCGTGGAACAACTCGTGACCCGTGCTCCGGGGGAACTCGATCGGTTCTACGAGGATCGGGAGAAGACGATGTGGGACTGGCCCGAACTCGGCGGACGCCTCATCGAGGAATACCGCTGA
- a CDS encoding ADP-ribosylation factor-like protein — MPIVDHATRLITCKLVYYGPGRSGKTTNLTYLHSALPSGQVGSLTSLATRRDRTLFFDYLPVDLGTVGAYRVRFQLYTVPGQPYYRAIRQLVLQGADGVAFVADSQRHRWDDNIESLQDMHANLAEHGVDARDLPIVMQYNKQDLPPSLAASVAELSVALNFRAVPEFAADALTGMGVFDTLRSLGMRVLRRLGADDGTPAGQRAAAAMRTPLHTPVQAAGMTAEMTTVMAPASPAEVPAGAAA, encoded by the coding sequence ATGCCCATTGTCGATCACGCCACGCGGCTGATCACCTGCAAACTGGTCTACTACGGTCCGGGACGGTCCGGGAAGACGACGAACCTCACCTATCTGCATTCGGCGCTGCCGAGCGGGCAGGTGGGCTCGCTCACATCCCTGGCCACCCGCCGCGATCGCACGCTCTTTTTCGACTATCTCCCGGTCGATCTGGGGACGGTGGGCGCATATCGCGTGCGTTTTCAGCTCTACACCGTGCCGGGGCAGCCGTACTACCGGGCCATCCGACAGCTCGTGCTGCAGGGTGCCGACGGTGTGGCCTTCGTGGCGGACAGCCAGCGGCATCGCTGGGACGACAACATCGAAAGCCTCCAGGACATGCATGCGAATCTCGCCGAACACGGCGTGGATGCGCGTGATCTGCCCATCGTGATGCAGTACAACAAACAGGACCTGCCACCGTCATTGGCGGCGAGTGTGGCCGAGCTGTCGGTGGCGCTCAACTTCCGCGCCGTGCCCGAGTTCGCGGCCGATGCCCTCACGGGCATGGGGGTGTTCGATACGCTGCGATCGTTGGGCATGCGGGTGTTGCGCCGGTTGGGTGCGGACGATGGCACCCCCGCGGGTCAGCGCGCCGCGGCTGCGATGCGCACGCCCCTCCACACCCCGGTGCAGGCAGCAGGCATGACGGCAGAAATGACGACCGTCATGGCACCCGCGAGCCCCGCCGAAGTACCGGCCGGAGCCGCCGCATGA
- a CDS encoding DUF4388 domain-containing protein, translating to MGIEGRLRDLGLTEVLQLIAVGRKNGTLHCEAPLLGRRGGIGFLQGMIVQATMYDSASPVADTTEVREVVQEMLRWRDGTFRFAPADVPDAASPLRLAVEPILMDGAQQAEVWARIEARVPHARVVPAFADIEPQQLPLLRLTPPQWEILTGVDGQRDLIALADAMQKELTEVAELVHDLIVAGLLVLRDAPAAPRRNPTPPVSPAIPPAGDLWIPDGEDAGLDAGYLDEDEDQVFDPVQWGVLTAEGLPRRATPWPPPRVAPPLPEPSLDGRVPGDVAEARNGLMLQRLGDECARRGDLPGAIAQWVRALDVTISGDDADRLRERIALAHRLHDLLWPAASTAPGNREGVEATA from the coding sequence ATGGGTATCGAAGGACGACTCCGTGACCTGGGGCTGACCGAGGTCCTGCAACTGATTGCCGTGGGCCGGAAGAACGGCACCCTGCATTGTGAGGCCCCATTGCTCGGCCGGCGCGGTGGCATCGGGTTCCTGCAGGGCATGATCGTGCAGGCCACCATGTACGACAGTGCGTCCCCCGTCGCCGATACCACCGAGGTGCGCGAGGTGGTGCAGGAGATGTTGCGCTGGCGGGACGGCACCTTCCGGTTTGCCCCTGCCGATGTGCCCGACGCGGCATCACCACTGCGCCTGGCCGTCGAACCCATTCTGATGGACGGGGCGCAGCAGGCCGAGGTCTGGGCGCGCATCGAAGCCCGGGTGCCGCATGCCCGCGTGGTGCCTGCGTTCGCGGACATCGAACCGCAGCAACTGCCGCTGCTGCGGCTCACGCCACCGCAGTGGGAGATCCTCACCGGTGTCGACGGACAACGGGATCTGATCGCGCTGGCCGACGCGATGCAGAAGGAGCTCACCGAGGTCGCGGAACTCGTGCACGATCTCATCGTGGCGGGACTGCTCGTGCTGCGGGACGCTCCGGCCGCTCCGCGACGGAATCCCACGCCGCCCGTGAGCCCGGCCATCCCACCGGCCGGGGATCTCTGGATTCCCGACGGGGAAGACGCCGGACTGGATGCCGGCTATCTCGATGAGGACGAGGATCAGGTCTTCGATCCAGTGCAGTGGGGCGTTCTCACCGCTGAAGGTCTGCCTCGACGTGCCACGCCCTGGCCGCCGCCGCGCGTTGCCCCACCACTTCCTGAGCCGTCCTTGGACGGGAGGGTGCCGGGTGATGTGGCAGAGGCGCGGAACGGGCTGATGCTGCAGCGCCTCGGAGATGAATGTGCCCGGCGCGGTGACCTGCCGGGAGCGATCGCACAGTGGGTTCGTGCGCTCGATGTGACCATCTCCGGCGACGATGCCGACCGGTTGCGGGAGCGAATCGCGCTCGCGCATCGGTTGCACGACCTGTTGTGGCCGGCCGCATCGACCGCACCCGGAAACCGCGAAGGCGTGGAAGCGACTGCGTAG